The genomic DNA ATCCAGGTAATCCCCAGCCAGGTGCGGGACTCGGTGCCCTTGAGCCAGGCGTACTGTTCGCCTGCGTAGTCGCTGGACTTGAACTCCTGGATGTTCAGCAGCTCGTTCCACTGGTGCGGGCCGACCACGGCGAAGCGGTGGCCGTCGTCCGGCACGTCGTTGGCGTTGAGGGTTCCGAACGCCCGGAGGATCTTGTCCTTGGTCAGGCCCGAGGATGCCTCGGGCACCACGTTGGACGCGCCGTCCAGTTTGGTGATGAGCAGTTCGTCGATCTTGCGGCCCAGGGCCCAGGCGCCCGCGTTGGCGGCCACCTGCTTCTCGTCGCTCTTGTCCTTGAGTTCGTCGAGCTTGTCGATGTACTCGGCGGCATACCAGTCGGACAGGGTGCAGGACACGTTGGAATGGTTGAGGTTCATGAGCGGAACGTTGCCGTGGCGGGTTTTTTTCCCGGCCGCGCCCTTGCCGACCTTCTGGAAGACGCACTTGGAGCCTTCCACGTCGGTCTGGAGGCGCACGGTCTGGCGCATCTTGGAGCCCTGGGCCTGATAGGCCTGGTGCACCATCTCGACGTATTGGGTGACAAAGGCGTTGCTGACAGTCGTGGACATTGGTTTCTCCTTGTCCGTTGCTAGGTTGAACAGGCCGGGTGTCCGGGCTGCGTCCGCCGTCGGGTGTCCGTGGGCCGGGAAACGAACCGTTCGCTTCCGGTCCCGGGCCGGGGGCGGGACCTCCGGGCCGGATGCGCAAACCTAGCACGGGTTTTCCGGACCACCCGGTTTTGTTGAAGAATGTCAGGTAAAAACAGTCGAGAGGTATAAAAAAGCAACTTGACAGGGGCCTGAATCCAGGCAGATTCGGGCGTGATGCATACTATCGAAGAATCCCTCGGAAACGACCTGGCCCGACGACTTGACCGGCCGCTGGCGATCGGCGGCAAAACCGTGGCCAACCGCCTTTGGCTCGCGCCCCTTGCGGGGCTCGGCCATGTCGCCTTCCGCGAGGTGCTGGACGGATACGGCGGGTGCGGACTCATGTTCACCGAGATGTGCGGGGCCAAGAGCGTGCCCACCGAGAATCCGCGCATCTCGCCGGTCTTTCGCTGGCGTGAGGAGGAGCTGCCGCGCCTGGTCTGCCAGGTGGCGGGGGCCACCCCGGAGGAGATGATCCCGGCTGCCCGCCGCGTCGAGGACTGCGGTTTCTTCGGCTTCGACATCAACATGGGCTGTTCGGTTTCCGGTATCGTCAAGAAGAACGCGGGCGCGGCCCTGCTGAAGGACCCCGACGCGGCCCTGCGCGTGGTCGAGGCCGTGCGCCGGACCATTTCCATTCCCCTGTTCGTCAAGTTCCGCACCGGCTGGACCCCGGATATCGAACCCGCCGTGCGGCTTGCCCGCCGGTTCGAGGACGCGGGCGTGGATTGCCTGGTCTTCCATCCGCGCGTGGCCCCGGACAAGCGCACCCGCCGTCCCGTGCGCGGTCACATCAAATCCATCGCCGAAGCGGTCTCAATTCCGGTCTTCGGCAACGGCGACGTGACCACCCCGGAAGACTGCCTCGACATGCTTGAAACCACGGGCTGCGCCGGGGTCTCCGTGGGCCGCATGGCCATCGCCCGGCCCTGGCTCTTCGCCGAATGGACCGCGCGGCGCGTCCCGCCCGAGACCATCTTCCGCGACTACGCCCTGCGGCTGGCCGACGCCCTGGACCATCACTTCGACCCGGTCCGCGCGCTCAAGCGGTACAAGCTGTTCACCATTTATTTCGCCGCCAACTTCACCTTCGGCCATGCCCTGCAATCCTGGTTTCTCAAGGCCAAGTCCATGGACGAAATACGGGCCGCCGCACGGGAGCACATCCGGCCCGAACTACAGCTCGTCAAACAGCCCAACCTGAATCTCTTCAACATCTGACGGAGGGGACCATGCAGACAATCGATCTCAGCCACGCCATCCGCACGGGAATGCCCGTCTATCCCGGCGACGAGCCGCCCAACGTGCGCCGCACCCATTTCGTCAAGAAGCACGGCTTCGCCCAGACCATGCTGACGCTCCCGTCGCACGCCGGGACCCATGTGGACGTGGCCGCGCACCTGTTCATCGAGGCCCCGACGCTGGACTGGCTCGGGCCGGACAATTTTACCGGATGGGGGGCCGTGGCCGACCTTACCCGGCTTGAAGGGCCGGTCATCGATCAGTCCGATCTCGCGCCCCTGGCGGCCGTGGAAGGTCTCGATTTCGCGTTGCTTCGCACCGGCTGGGACCGGCACTGGGACACTGACCGCTATTACCGGGACTACCCCGTCCTGACCCAGACTGCCGCGCGGTTCCTTGCCGGGCTCGGCCTCAAGGGCGTCGGCCTGGACACGCCTTCGCCCGATCCCGTGGATTCCTCGGACCTGCCCGCGCACCGCATTCTTTTCGACAACGGGTTGGCCATCGTCGAGAACCTCGCCGCCCTCGGGGAGTTGCCTTCCGAAAGCTTCATATTCTGCTGTCTGCCCCTCAAGGTCATGGACGGCGAAGCCTCGCCCTGCCGGGCTGTGGGGATCGCGCTGTAGGGCGTGCGGGAAAGTGCGGGCTTTTGCAGTTGGTTGCCTGCCGTGCCCGGGGCGGGTATATGTGCGGTCATGAAATTCACGGCCGCGCAACGCGGCGCGGGACGGCTTGAGCCGCCCGGCCCGTGAAGAGCGAACGGGAACCGGCCCGCCGAATCCGGCAAGCAATGAGGGAATCATGATCGAGAATGCCCAACGACCCGCGTCGACCCGCGTCCTGTGTTTCTGCCTGTCCGGCCTGCTCCTGGCCCTGGGGGCCTGTGTGCGGACCGCGCCCGGGACCCAGTCGGACATGATGACGCCGCCCCTCTCCGTGACCTTTCTGCCGCAGAAGGGCGACTTCATCTCCAACACCGGCGCGCCCATGCCCCTTGCGGAGGTCGTGGCCGAGGCGCGGGGGTATGACTACATCCTTATCGGTGAAGGGCATCGCAACCCGGTGGACCACAAGGTGCAGCAGGCCCTGCTCGAAGCTCTGTCGGACAACGGCGACGGCCTGTCCCTCGGCCTGGAGATGGTCGCCGTGGACAAGCAGCAGGAGCTGGACGATTTCTGCAAGGGCCAGGTGGAACTGGACGCCCTGCCCGGCGAGTTGGAATGGTCCGCAAATTGGGGTTATGATTTCAGGTTGTTCCGCGGTCTTTTCGCCATAGCCAAGCAAAACGGTGTGCCCGTGGCCGGTCTGAACGCGCCTTCCGCCGTGACCCGCAAAATTGCAAGGGAAGGGCTCGACAGTCTGACCGACGCCGAAAAGGCCCTGTTGCCGAAGGAGATCGTGCCGCCCGCCACGGATCAGCGCGCCTTTCTGGACGCGGTCATGACCCTGCACAGGAACAAGGACGCGAACGACCTCCGGGAGCGAGAGCTGTTTTATCTGGTCCAGTCCATCTGGGATTCCAAGATGGCTGCCGAGGCGGTGCGGTTGCGCAGGCAATATGACTGGCCCGTGCTGGTGGTGGCCGGGGCCGGGCATGTCGAATACGGCTGGGGCATCGCCAAGCGCATCCGCTGGTTCGACCCGGCGGCCCGCATCCTGACCGTCATGCCGTGGCGCGGCGGCGGATTCGATTCCGAGGCCGGGGACCTGTTTTTCTATTCGCCCGACACCTACCGTTCGCGCATGGGCATGACCCTGGCCGCGCAGACCGACGGCATTCTGGTGGAATCCGTGGCGCGCGGCTCGCGTGCGGACAGGGCGGGGCTGCGGCCCGGCGATCTGCTGACCGAAGCGTCGGGCGTCGCTCTCGAAGGGCTGTTCAATCTGCACCTGGCCGGGACCAAGGCGCACGATGCCGACGAACCGCTGGTCTTCTCCGTCCGGCGCGGCGACGCGACGTTCGCCGTGGACATGGGCAAGCTCGGCAAGTCCGGCTCCAGGCCCAAGGCCGCTCCCGAAAAACCGAAACCGGAGGCGAAGTAGATGCGCCGAATACTCCCCGCATTGTTCTGTCTGTTCCTTTTGGCCGCGCCCGCACTGGCCGACAATCTGTCCGGGCTGTTCCCGGACGCCGTGGGCGATCTGCGCCGCGTGGAGTTGGCCACCGGCCGGGATGCCCAGGCCGAGGTGGACCGTCTGCACGGCAAGGCTCTCGTGGCCGAGGCCAGCGGCGTGGCGCGCTACGCCCGGAGCGGGGAACGACCCGCCGAGGTCTGGGTTTCGCGCGTATCCTCCGATACCGAGGCGCGCCGCCAGACCGGGCTCATGGTCCACAAGATGTTCGAAAATCCTCAGTCGCCCTTCAAGAGCCCCGGCCGGATCAACCACGGCGGCACGGCTGTCTACCGTTTCACCGGCATGGGGCAGGTGCACCTCATTTGGTGTTCCGGCGACCTTGTCTGGTGGGTCAGCGCGTCCCCGGCCGACGAAGCGGCCTTTCTCGATGCGCTTTGCCTCTAGCCGTCCGTCCCTTGCCTCAATGGGCCGTTTCCGTGTAGTGCTGGCGCAAACCCGGAGGCTGTCGTGAGTGGGACGAATGCGGACAATGTCGAGGCTCTGGCCGGAATCATCCGGCAGTTGGCGGCGCACTATGGACTGTGGCTGGCGGAAAGCGTGCATCAACTCGGGCTGGACACGGCTCTTGACGCCGAGGCCCAGGCCGGTGACCGGCTCCAGGCGATTTTGACGGACAAGCTCGAACGCGCTTTGGGCCGGGAGCCGGGCGGGCTGCTCGCCGGGGCGGACCCGGCGGCGTTGGATCGGGCCGCGCAGGCCCTGCGCACGGGGTGGCTGGCCGCCGACGGGGTCTGGTTTCAGGCCGTGGAGAAACTGGCGGGCATGGACGCGGCCAAACGGGTCAACGACACCTGCTGGACGCGGTTCGCGCCCCTGGAGGCCCGTCGCGCCAAGGCCAACCTTCATCTCCCCGAACGCGGCGGCATTCCCGCTCTCAAGGCCGGACTCGCCGCGCGCATGTACGGCCGTCTCAACAAATGGGAGTTCGCCGGTGAGACCAACACTTCCCTGATCTTCCGCATGACCGACTGCCGGGTGCAGACCGCGCGCAAACGGCGCGGACTCGACGACTATCCGTGCAAGTCCGGCGGCATCGCCGAATACACCGGCTTTGCAAGGGAGATCGATCCCCGCCTGCGGTGCGAATGCATCGGCTGTCCGCCCGACCCCCACCCCGAGGAATGGGCCTGCGCCTGGCGTTTCACTCTGGTCGAAGAGTAGCGGGGAGAGGCGCGGCAAAGGCCGCTGTCCTCACCTGTCCAAGTCGCACAGACCCCATCGGACTTCCCTCCCCCAAAAAAGGAAAAAACCTCTCCCTTCGCCGAAGGCGACTAAAAAGTTTCGGAAAGTCCGGGGCAGCGCCCCCGGCTTATCCGTCGAGGTCCTTCCTTCACATCGCCAGCACGTCGGACGCTTTTCACCCGGGCGGATTTCGGGTACTCACCAAACCATGCCGGAACTACCTGAAGTCGAAGTGATTGCGCGCGGCTTGAACGCCGATGTCGCGGGTCTGAGGATCGAGTCCGTGGAGGTGCCGGGCCTGACGCGCTTGAGTGAGCCTGCCGAGACGCTGGTGCCCAAGGTGGTGGGGCGCGAGATCGAGCGGGTGCGGCGTCGGGCCAAGGTCTTGCTGGCCGATCTGGACGACGGTTCGACCCTGGCTTTT from Pseudodesulfovibrio thermohalotolerans includes the following:
- a CDS encoding phage capsid protein, whose amino-acid sequence is MSTTVSNAFVTQYVEMVHQAYQAQGSKMRQTVRLQTDVEGSKCVFQKVGKGAAGKKTRHGNVPLMNLNHSNVSCTLSDWYAAEYIDKLDELKDKSDEKQVAANAGAWALGRKIDELLITKLDGASNVVPEASSGLTKDKILRAFGTLNANDVPDDGHRFAVVGPHQWNELLNIQEFKSSDYAGEQYAWLKGTESRTWLGITWMFHTGLPIDETGMRRCYIYHRNAAGLAEGQKVQAFVDWVPEKAAHLVDHMLSAGACLIDPDGVVEIQCDDDAAIA
- a CDS encoding tRNA dihydrouridine synthase — translated: MHTIEESLGNDLARRLDRPLAIGGKTVANRLWLAPLAGLGHVAFREVLDGYGGCGLMFTEMCGAKSVPTENPRISPVFRWREEELPRLVCQVAGATPEEMIPAARRVEDCGFFGFDINMGCSVSGIVKKNAGAALLKDPDAALRVVEAVRRTISIPLFVKFRTGWTPDIEPAVRLARRFEDAGVDCLVFHPRVAPDKRTRRPVRGHIKSIAEAVSIPVFGNGDVTTPEDCLDMLETTGCAGVSVGRMAIARPWLFAEWTARRVPPETIFRDYALRLADALDHHFDPVRALKRYKLFTIYFAANFTFGHALQSWFLKAKSMDEIRAAAREHIRPELQLVKQPNLNLFNI
- a CDS encoding cyclase family protein; the protein is MQTIDLSHAIRTGMPVYPGDEPPNVRRTHFVKKHGFAQTMLTLPSHAGTHVDVAAHLFIEAPTLDWLGPDNFTGWGAVADLTRLEGPVIDQSDLAPLAAVEGLDFALLRTGWDRHWDTDRYYRDYPVLTQTAARFLAGLGLKGVGLDTPSPDPVDSSDLPAHRILFDNGLAIVENLAALGELPSESFIFCCLPLKVMDGEASPCRAVGIAL
- a CDS encoding ChaN family lipoprotein gives rise to the protein MIENAQRPASTRVLCFCLSGLLLALGACVRTAPGTQSDMMTPPLSVTFLPQKGDFISNTGAPMPLAEVVAEARGYDYILIGEGHRNPVDHKVQQALLEALSDNGDGLSLGLEMVAVDKQQELDDFCKGQVELDALPGELEWSANWGYDFRLFRGLFAIAKQNGVPVAGLNAPSAVTRKIAREGLDSLTDAEKALLPKEIVPPATDQRAFLDAVMTLHRNKDANDLRERELFYLVQSIWDSKMAAEAVRLRRQYDWPVLVVAGAGHVEYGWGIAKRIRWFDPAARILTVMPWRGGGFDSEAGDLFFYSPDTYRSRMGMTLAAQTDGILVESVARGSRADRAGLRPGDLLTEASGVALEGLFNLHLAGTKAHDADEPLVFSVRRGDATFAVDMGKLGKSGSRPKAAPEKPKPEAK
- a CDS encoding DUF6125 family protein, with amino-acid sequence MSGTNADNVEALAGIIRQLAAHYGLWLAESVHQLGLDTALDAEAQAGDRLQAILTDKLERALGREPGGLLAGADPAALDRAAQALRTGWLAADGVWFQAVEKLAGMDAAKRVNDTCWTRFAPLEARRAKANLHLPERGGIPALKAGLAARMYGRLNKWEFAGETNTSLIFRMTDCRVQTARKRRGLDDYPCKSGGIAEYTGFAREIDPRLRCECIGCPPDPHPEEWACAWRFTLVEE